The genomic window ATCAACAATCTCGCCCCTTACCGATCACAGTGGGCTCCAGATCTACAAACACGGCTCGGGGGACGTGCTTTCCTGCCCCCGTCTCACTGAAGAAGGTGTTGAAGGAGTCGTCCCCACCTCCAATGGTCTTGTCACTGGGCATCTGCCCATCTGGTTGGATCCCATGCTCCAGGCAATACAGCTCCCAGCAAGCATTGCCGATCTGCACACCTGCCTGGCCAACGTGGACTGAAAGACACTCACGCTAAAGAGTGGAGAACACAGGATTATTTACACAGGTAGGAGGACAATGCTTTATACAGTCAGTGGAGGTGGAAGGGAGAAGGGTGTGTGGGCAGCAACACGTTCCATTACAGTAACCTGTGGATCCCGTCCATTCCTTGTGGATTCTGCCTGCTCCCTATGGATCCTCCATTCCATCTGGACCCCCCCTCTCTGGagattcccccagtctctctgaACTTCCCAATCTCTGTGGACCCTCCCCGTGCAGTGTGGatctcccaatctcccaccccTTGTGGACCACTGAACCCTgaaaccccctccccctaccaTAATGCCTGTACACTCCCTGtggattcccctctccctctggattcccctctccctctggattcccctctccctctggatCCATTGCTCAATATGGAACGCTGGCCTCCTGAGGAACTCCACCGATTGCTTGACCATCCCACACTCCCCTGTGGACGTCCGCCATTCCCTGAAAATCTTCATGCCCCTTGTGAAGGCCAATCCCTTCTCCATCTGCATCCCACTCCGTTCCCTTGGCTCCATCTCTCAGAGTGGACTCCCCAcagcttccctctctccccatggaTTCCTTTTCCTgcggatcccctctctctctctggataaaCCCAATCCGTGGATTTACCCTCACGCTCTCTGTGGATTTCCTACTTTCTCCATGTGGATTACCCTCCCACAATGTGGATTCATCCTCTCTGTGGATGGCCCATCTCCCTATGGATTTCTTCTCGCTCCCTGTAGGCCCCCATCACTCCCTATAGATCCTCCATTTTCACAgtagatcccactctccctgtagaTCCTCCGTTTTCCTAATAGATTCCCACTCTCCCAGTGGATGCCCACTCTCCATGTAGATCCTCCACTGTCCCGACAGATCCTCCACTCTCCCAGTGGATCCCACTCTCCATGTAGATCCTACTCTCCCTGTAGATCCTCCACTCTCCCAGTGGATGCCCACTCTCCCTGTAGATCCTCCATTGTCCCTATAGATCCTCCACTCTCCCAGTGGATCCCACTCTCCTGTAGATCCTCCACTCTCCCAGTAGATCCTCCACTATCCCTATAGATCCTCCACTATCCCTATAGATCCTCCACTCTCCCACTAGATCCTCCACTCCCCCTGTAGATCGCTCTGTCGCTGTGGAACACCCACGCCCTGTACATTCCgttccgccccgccccgccccttgTTTACCATAATCTCCTCCTATTCTCGCAGCTCTTGAGAATGTGCCGCGTGTTCCCGCTCCCGCTATTTATACCCCGCCCATTGAGCCAGGCCGGGCTCTGATTGGTTTGTGAGAACAAAAGTCTGTGGTTGCTTGGAGAAACAATAATAAACAAGCGCCGATTGGTTGCTTGATGCAAAAGGCGGGACCAAGTGTTCGCAACAATTGGTTATGGGAGGAGCCCCAGGCAACAAGGGAGAGCCTTTGTCtaaagacccccatcaatcagacccccatcaatcagacccccatcaatcagacccccatcaatcaaacccccatcaatcagaccccgtcaatcagacccccatcaatcagacccccatcaatcagaccccatcaatcagacccccatcaatcaaacccccatcaatcagaccccgtcaatcagacccccatcaatcagacccccatcaatcagaccccatcaatcagaccccgtcaatcagacccccatcaatcagacccccatcaatcagaccccgtc from Heptranchias perlo isolate sHepPer1 unplaced genomic scaffold, sHepPer1.hap1 HAP1_SCAFFOLD_154, whole genome shotgun sequence includes these protein-coding regions:
- the LOC137309210 gene encoding tubulin alpha-3 chain, whose amino-acid sequence is MRECLSVHVGQAGVQIGNACWELYCLEHGIQPDGQMPSDKTIGGGDDSFNTFFSETGAGKHVPRAVFVDLEPTVIDEVRTGTYRQLFHPEQLITGKEDAANNYARGHCSVGKEIVDLVLDRIRKV